GCGTGCCGCTGGAACAGACGGCTGCGATGGGGGACGGCGGCAACGACCCGGCGATGTTCCACCGGGCGGGCTTCTCGATTGCGATGGGTCAGGCGGAGGAGGCGATCAAGCGCCAGGCTGACGTGATTACCGCAGCCAACACCGAGGATGGCGCGGCATTGGCGATCGAACGGTACATCCTGCCCAAATAACGTCACAGGTCTCCATGGGAGGAGCGTGCAGGCTCGTTCCACCCATGGGACGTCATTCCAGCCGCCACGCCCGTTTTTACCTGCCCTGATTTTGTTTCCATGAAGTTGTAAGACAACTGCCCGGCACGCCTGAGTATTGGGTAGAATCCGGTGCTGATCGGACAACAGGAGGAAATAATGGGGAACAGCTCAACTCAGGGCGGTGATTCGCGCGCGGCCACGCCACTCGAACGCTTCATGCAATCGGAATCCTCAGGCGGCATCGTGCTCATGCTTTCGGCGCTCGCCGCGCTGATCGTGGCTAACAGCCCGCTGTTCGCAAGTTATACCAAAGCACTGCATGCTTCTTTTCTGGGCATGTCCGTCGAGCATTGGGTCAATGATGCGTTGATGGCAGTGTTCTTTCTTCTGGTAGGCCTCGAAATCAAGCGCGAGATGCAGGTTGGGGAGCTGGCCAAATGGAGCCAGAGAGCGCTGCCGGGTTTCGCAGCGCTGGGGGGCATGATTGTGCCTGCCCTTATCTACGCCTGGGTCAACAGGAGTTCTGCTGAAACGTTGGCGGGTTGGGCCATCCCGGCCGCCACCGACATCGCGTTTGCGCTAGGCGTGCTCTCGCTGTTGGGCAACCGAGTGCCAATGTCCCTGAAGGTCTTTCTCTCCGCCCTCGCCATTCTGGATGACCTGGGCGCGGTCGCCATCATCGCCGTCTTCTATAGCGCCGGCCTGGATGTGACCATGCTTGCGGCATCCGCCGCGGTGATCGCCGTGCTGCTGATCATGAACAAGGCCGGGGTCATCCGGCTGTTGCCCTATCTGGTGCTAGGGGCGGTGCTGTGGGTGCTGGTGCTCAAATCTGGCGTACACGCCACGCTGGCGGGTGTCGCACTTGCCTTTTGCATCCCGCTGAACAAAGACGCCGATGAAGCGAAGTCTCCGTCGCTCAGGCTTGAGCGGCGGTTATCGCCGTGGGTTGCTTTCGTCGTGATGCCCATTTTTGGCTTTGCCAATGCGGGCGTTTCTCTGGCCGGCGTGTCTTTGAGCAGCCTGCTTGATCCCGTGCCATTGGGCGTCGCTGCAGGACTGTTGCTGGGTAAGCAGATAGGTGTCTTCACCTTCGCGCTGGTGGCGATCAAGAGCGGGCTGGCGCAAATGCCGACCCACAGTTCGTGGCGGCAGGTATATGGGGTGGCGTTGTTGTGCGGGATCGGGTTCACGATGAGCTTGTTTATAGGAAACCTGGCGTTCCCAGGCTCCCAGCTGCTCATTGATGAGGTCAAGGTTGGCGTATTGGCCGGTTCTACCCTGGCTGCACTCGCAGGCATCCTGGTGCTGCGTTTCTTCGCCTCTTCGAAGGCATGAGTAATGCCCGCCTGATGGCGGGCCGGAAATTGGAGGCGGTGCTTAGGCCCAATATCGCATCACGACGGCCTTTGGGCTGCCATGCAACGAGTAACCGCCTACCAGTATTTTCCCATCGGCTTGTGCGGCCACGGACGTAGCGGTATCGAGACTGTAGCCGAGCCGAGTGCGGACCCAGCCCTGGCCCTGGCCAAAATTCGGGTCGAGATGGCCGTCCGACAGATGTCGGGCCAGGACGAAATCGGCCTCGATACCCCCGATGGTTGCACCGGCGGTCAGTACCTTTGCGTCCGGCTGGATCTGGGCTGCCATCCATTGACTGGCAGTGTTGCCAAACGCCAAGAGGCGGCACGGGTCCTCGTTGGCCCCATGGGCCGGTTGGCCATCCTGTCGAATCTTCAGCGACAGGCAATGCATCGGGTCTCGGCTGCTGCCGAACGCCTGCAAATCACCGTTCCCGTGCTGGACGACTTGGCTGATCATTACGCTGCGGCCCTGGGCCCCGATGGACAGGAAGCCGTCCTCAGCAAAGCTGTCATCGAGCTTGCCGGTGGAATCGTAGCGCACCACCAATCCGCGCTGGGGCAAGTCGATGACACCCCCTGCGATGACGCTGCCGTCTGCTTGCAGGTTCAGGCAGCCCAACCAGGTATTCTTCAGCAGCCGCCGGACCATCACGAAACCGCGACTGTTGAACGAGCTGTCCAGCGAGCCGTCGGGCAATAGGCGGATCAGCACCCCGACATGATCGGACATCTGGAAATGGTGGTTGGCCAGCAAGAGTATCCCGCCATCGGCCTGCACTCGGATGTCGCAAGCCTCCATCCCAGGCACGCCGGGCGGCAGCCAGGGATCACGCAACCCTTGGGAAAGATTGCCGCACAGCCGGACGACCTGTTTCCCGGCCTCGCCGAAGCCTGGGACGGCACGGCCATGCGGGTCGAACAATGCCAGGGCGGGAAGGGTATGGTTGGTCTCTTCGTAGTGCAGGCCCGACAACAGGATATTTCCGTCGGGCAGTTCAATGACTTTGCCCGCTGTGGCTTCGCAACCCTTTTCAAACGACCCGACGATATAGCCGTGGGCCGCAAAGCTCGTGTCGATCGAGCCGTCAGCAGTGAGTCGCGTCAGGCCGAAGCGGCAACCCTGGGGCGTATTGACGCGGGCTGCGAGCAAGATCCGGCCAGCCTGGTCAATGGTCAGTCCGGTGGTGAGGCTTGAAGTGTCGTCGGCGAAACGAACCCAGGCTTTGCCGGCGTCGGCAAAGCCTGAATCGAGTTGACCGGGATAGGTCGCGGGTGTCGCAAGCATGAGTGCGGATTGATCGAACATGCAGGCCTCTCCTTGCGCATCGACCGTCCCGAAGAGGGAGGTGATTGCATGACGCCAGACATTCAATCCGCGAATCTGATAATGCACAACTGTCAGCTCTTCAGTTGTGAGGACAATTCGTGCCGAAACAGTGGCTTTTCAATCCAGTACCAAGCCGGCAAATCATTACCGGCTGGCAGGAAGTGTTTATTCAGGCATGGACCAGGATTGCAGTTTGTAACCCTCCTGGCTCAATTCAGCGCGCGCCTGTTTCAACAGGTCGGCCAGTTGGGCCGGGTCGGTGTAGGCGCTGCTTGGAATCTGGGTGCGACCAATGTGCGTATTGGTGCGGTCGATGACGGTCAGGCTCAGTTCGCCGTTACCGTCTTGTGGAGCCCAGGCCACGCATTGGAAAGGACGGAATGCGCGGTCGGCAATCAAAAGAGCTTCGTTGATACGGAGCGGGGCGTTCATGGCGTTATCTCTCAAAAGTGCCCATTCAAATGATGTGCCGTCGGTTGGGCGTACCGTGCGGCTGGTTACTTGTACTGATGCCCCGAACCGGGGCACAGGTCACACAATCTACAAATAAATTTCGATTTTCTTTCAGACCTGGGTTTTGCGCTTTTGTTTGAAAGCTTCCTGAAAGATTCAAGTAAGCGGCAACTAACGAAACCCCGCCTTATAACCACTTTCAGCGCTCTTCAATAATCAATTGATACAAGCCGCCGTCAACTTCTTGCTACTGTTACATGCAGGTTTGCCAAACGCCTGTTTCTACTCATATTTCTTATTTTTGGCGCCAAGGATCAGTCATGATCGAAGCCAGTACGTCACGTCGTCTGCTCGTGGTTGATCCCTGCGATGATTGTCATCGCTTATTGCCCGGTCTGCGGACGGTGGGCTGGGACGTCGAGAGTTGCACCCTTGAGCATGCCGCGGACCGGACATGCGACGTCGGCCTGTTGCGCTTGCAACCGGCACATCTGGAGCGACCCGAAGCGGTCAAGGAACTGATCAGCCGCAGCGGCACCGAATGGATCGCCGTGCTCAACCAGGAAGTGCTGCGCCTGAAGAATGTCGGCGATTTTGTCTGCGAGTGGTTTTTCGATTTCCATACCTTGCCGTTCGACGTGTCTCGGGTCCAGGTGACGCTGGGCCGCGCATTCGGCATGGCGCGCCTGCGGGGGCAGGGCTCGATTCACATTGATGAGCCTGAACACGAACTGCTGGGCGACAGCAAACCCATCCGCGAACTGCGAAAGTTATTGGCCAAGCTGGCGCCCGCCGAATCACCGGTATTGATTCGTGGTGAAAGCGGCACCGGCAAGGAACTGGTCGCCCACACGTTGCATCGCCAGTCCCATCGGCGTAACAAGCCGTTCATTGCGATCAATTGCGGAGCGATCCCCGAGCACCTGATCCAGTCTGAATTGTTTGGCCACGAGAAGGGTGCTTTCACCGGCGCCCACCAGCGCAAGATCGGGCGAATCGAAGCAGCTCATGGCGGCACGCTGTTTCTCGACGAAGTCGGCGATCTGCCGCTGGAGCTGCAAGCCAATCTGCTGCGTTTCCTCCAGGAAAAACATATTGAGCGAGTCGGCGGCAGCCAGCCTATTCCGGTCGACGTGCGCATACTGGCCGCGACTCATGTGGATCTGGAAGCTGCGATCGAGCACAGGCGTTTTCGCGAGGATTTGTACTATCGCTTGAACGTCCTGCAAGTGGTCATGGCGCCATTGCGTGAACGCCATGGCGACCTGGCGATGCTGGCCAGCCATTTTTCGCATTTCTACAGCCATGAAACCGGTCGCCGTTCTCGCAGCTTCAGCGAAGATGCGTTGGTGGCGATGGGCATGCACGACTGGCCCGGCAATGTGCGAGAGCTGGCCAACCGAGTTCGACGCGGCCTGGTGCTGGCGGAGGGGCGGCAGATCGAAGCCCGGGACCTGGGCCTGGCCAGCCGTCAAGGCGTGACGGCCCCGATGGGCACACTGGAAGACTACAAGACCCGCGCCGAGCGCCAGGCGCTGAGCGATGTGCTCAACCGCCACAGCGACAACTTGAGTGTGGCGGCCAAGGTGCTAGGCGTGTCACGACCGACTTTTTATCGGTTGTTGCACAAGCATCAGATCCGCTAGAGCGTTCAATCAAACCTTGTGGCAGCGCGCTTGCCGGCCCCACAAGGTTTTTTTGCAAGATCATCCGCCGCGTTAGAAGTAATACGGAAATTTCAGGCTGAAGGTGAAGTCCGGCGCATCGTCGGTCAGCCCGATGGACAGGTTGGGCACGATGGTCAGGTTGTCGCTGGCGGCCACGGTCATGCCGATGTTGAAGTAGCCGGCATTGGCGTCGCTGGACACCACCGATTCCCAATCCCCACCGTCCTGCTTGAGCTTGCTTTTTTTCTGGATCAGGTCAGAGACCGAGAACGACATGCTCATCTTTTCGTTCAAGGCAAACGCAATGCCCGCGCCGATCTGGAAGCTGTCGCCGATCCGCACCTTGCCCGGCACTTCCTGGTTGACCGTGGAGCTGATGTCGTCGAAGGATTCTTCCAGGTTATGGGTGTAGGAAAGGCTGCCGAACAGCACCGCCGGATCAAAGGTCTTGACCAGGGAAATCCCGGGTGTGATCGACCAGACGCCGTTGCCGGTGGGCAGGTCTTCAGGCACGAAC
The Pseudomonas marvdashtae genome window above contains:
- a CDS encoding sigma-54 dependent transcriptional regulator, which translates into the protein MIEASTSRRLLVVDPCDDCHRLLPGLRTVGWDVESCTLEHAADRTCDVGLLRLQPAHLERPEAVKELISRSGTEWIAVLNQEVLRLKNVGDFVCEWFFDFHTLPFDVSRVQVTLGRAFGMARLRGQGSIHIDEPEHELLGDSKPIRELRKLLAKLAPAESPVLIRGESGTGKELVAHTLHRQSHRRNKPFIAINCGAIPEHLIQSELFGHEKGAFTGAHQRKIGRIEAAHGGTLFLDEVGDLPLELQANLLRFLQEKHIERVGGSQPIPVDVRILAATHVDLEAAIEHRRFREDLYYRLNVLQVVMAPLRERHGDLAMLASHFSHFYSHETGRRSRSFSEDALVAMGMHDWPGNVRELANRVRRGLVLAEGRQIEARDLGLASRQGVTAPMGTLEDYKTRAERQALSDVLNRHSDNLSVAAKVLGVSRPTFYRLLHKHQIR
- the nhaA gene encoding Na+/H+ antiporter NhaA: MGNSSTQGGDSRAATPLERFMQSESSGGIVLMLSALAALIVANSPLFASYTKALHASFLGMSVEHWVNDALMAVFFLLVGLEIKREMQVGELAKWSQRALPGFAALGGMIVPALIYAWVNRSSAETLAGWAIPAATDIAFALGVLSLLGNRVPMSLKVFLSALAILDDLGAVAIIAVFYSAGLDVTMLAASAAVIAVLLIMNKAGVIRLLPYLVLGAVLWVLVLKSGVHATLAGVALAFCIPLNKDADEAKSPSLRLERRLSPWVAFVVMPIFGFANAGVSLAGVSLSSLLDPVPLGVAAGLLLGKQIGVFTFALVAIKSGLAQMPTHSSWRQVYGVALLCGIGFTMSLFIGNLAFPGSQLLIDEVKVGVLAGSTLAALAGILVLRFFASSKA